From the genome of Zalophus californianus isolate mZalCal1 chromosome 6, mZalCal1.pri.v2, whole genome shotgun sequence, one region includes:
- the LOC113909920 gene encoding olfactory receptor 4F6-like, producing MDQVNGSVVTEFVLLGLTQSLGMQVFLFLFFSLFYVGIILGNLFIMLTVIFDSHLHSPMYILLANLSFIDLGLSSTTVPRMISDLFRGCKIISFHNCMIQMFFIHVMGGAELVVLIAMAYDRYTAICKPLHYLTTMNPKMCMLLIVAAWIIGVIHAVSQFVFVINLPFCGPNNIGSFYCDFPRVIKLACMDTYSLEFVVTANSGFISMGTFFFLIVSYIFILITVRQHSAKNLSKAFITLSAHITVVVLFFTPCMFLYVWPFPTKSMDKFFAIVDFVITPLLNPAIYTLRNRDMKVAMRRLIRQVVSSREIP from the coding sequence ATGGACCAAGTAAATGGCTCTGTGGTAACTGAGTTTGTGTTACTGGGACTTACACAATCCTTGGGAATGcaggttttcctctttcttttcttctctttgttctatGTGGGAATTATCTTGGGAAACCTCTTCATTATGTTAACAGTGATTTTTGATTCTCACTTACACTCCCCCATGTATATCCTGCTGGCCAACCTATCATTCATTGACCTGGGCCTTTCATCCACCACAGTTCCTAGGATGATCTCTGATCTTTTCAGGGGTTGCAAAATCATTTCCTTCCACAACTGCATGATACAAATGTTCTTTATTCATGTCATGGGAGGAGCTGAGTTGGTAGTGCTCATAGCCATGGCATATGACAGGTACACAGCGATTTGCAAGCCTCTCCACTATCTAACTACTATGAATCCCAAAATGTGCATGCTTTTGATAGTGGCTGCTTGGATCATTGGGGTGATTCATGCTGtgtctcagtttgtttttgtcaTAAATTTACCTTTCTGTGGCCCTAATAACATAGGGAGCTTTTATTGTGATTTTCCTAGGGTTATTAAACTTGCATGCATGGACACTTACAGCCTAGAATTTGTGGTCACTGCCAACAGTGGCTTCATATCTATGGGcaccttctttttcttaattgtatCATACATCTTTATTCTGATCACTGTCAGGCAACATTCTGCAAAAAATTTATCCAAAGCATTCATCACTCTGTCAGCTCACATCACtgtagtggttttgtttttcactccATGCATGTTTCTCTATGTGTGGCCTTTCCCTACCAAGTCAATGGATAAATTTTTTGCCATTGTGGACTTTGTCATCACTCCTCTATTAAATCCTGCCATCTATACTTTAAGAAACAGAGATATGAAGGTGGCAATGAGAAGGCTGATTCGACAAGTTGTAAGTTCTAGGGAGATACCATAA